A genome region from Sporosarcina sp. ANT_H38 includes the following:
- the hutG gene encoding formimidoylglutamase, protein MKKVSSTIWSGRTDHIENRTSFRYHQVVAVSALKDLAPSPDTIAIIGFESEEGVRRNSGRLGAAKAPDALRGELAKMPWKFPDTKRLVDIGNIECHGRELEQSQQQLGNAVAEALHKKMTPIILGGGHETAYGHYLGVRKSIGDHATLGIINIDAHFDLRTYDEQPSSGTMFKQILDQDEHSSYFVAGIQRYGNTQELFDRANELGVIFEYEENMHIGNLDKLTLDLNQFISQHDFVFLTLCTDVLNATFAPGVSAPSPFGLDPSVVRSIIRTVISHDKTLSFDISEVNPSLDENNRTVKLGAHLTNEAIASFLGRT, encoded by the coding sequence ATGAAGAAAGTTAGTTCAACTATATGGTCTGGACGTACAGACCATATTGAAAATAGAACCAGTTTTCGTTATCACCAGGTAGTGGCGGTTTCAGCGTTAAAGGATTTAGCTCCGTCACCAGACACGATCGCCATCATCGGGTTTGAAAGCGAGGAAGGTGTCCGACGAAATAGTGGCCGGCTAGGCGCAGCAAAAGCACCCGATGCTTTGCGCGGCGAGCTAGCTAAAATGCCATGGAAGTTCCCTGACACTAAACGCCTTGTGGATATAGGCAACATCGAATGTCACGGAAGAGAATTAGAGCAGAGTCAGCAGCAGCTTGGCAATGCAGTGGCCGAAGCCCTGCACAAGAAAATGACGCCCATCATTCTCGGCGGTGGTCATGAAACTGCTTATGGTCATTACCTTGGTGTCCGAAAATCAATTGGTGACCATGCAACGCTTGGAATCATAAATATAGATGCTCATTTCGATTTACGGACATACGACGAACAACCATCTTCGGGTACGATGTTTAAACAAATACTTGACCAGGATGAACACAGTAGCTATTTCGTCGCCGGAATTCAGCGGTATGGCAATACGCAGGAACTGTTTGACCGAGCGAATGAACTTGGTGTTATCTTTGAATATGAAGAGAATATGCATATCGGAAATTTGGACAAATTAACTTTGGATCTCAATCAATTTATTAGCCAACATGATTTTGTCTTTTTAACTTTATGTACAGATGTACTGAACGCCACCTTTGCACCAGGTGTCAGCGCTCCTTCGCCATTTGGATTAGACCCTTCCGTAGTTCGTTCCATTATTCGAACAGTCATTTCCCATGATAAAACACTGTCGTTTGATATTTCGGAAGTAAATCCTTCTTTAGATGAAAACAACCGCACAGTTAAGCTGGGTGCTCACTTAACAAATGAAGCAATTGCTTCTTTCTTGGGACGAACATAA
- a CDS encoding aminotransferase class I/II-fold pyridoxal phosphate-dependent enzyme, with translation MKIEPSKKMSIFAPAIFGDLKAAAEAKKANGVELVDLSLGSPDLPPDEKVRRVLSEQSALENTYGYTLNGTKRFNEAVANYYKRRSGITLNPETEIIQTMGSQEGLVHLPLAFCNEGDIVLTTNPAYVAYEAGIKLAGAVPYEMPLRAENGFLPNLDEIPDFIAQKAKLLILNLPGNPVPALPDATFFDKVVAFAKKHNIIVLHDAAYSEYYFTGDSPISFLSTPGAMEVGMEINSLSKSFSLAGARIAYIVGNAEMIRIIKQLKSNLDFGTFGPIQEAAATALDNAEEITQRLRNEFSARHKVLMNGLTEIGWSVTPSNGGMFVWAKYPFDMDDKEFVFKVIEQCGVVMVPGSIFGTEGVGFVRLALVQKVDALQKAVDQLSKLEIYAME, from the coding sequence TTGAAAATTGAACCTTCAAAAAAAATGTCCATTTTTGCCCCTGCTATTTTCGGTGATTTAAAAGCAGCTGCCGAAGCAAAAAAAGCGAACGGGGTCGAACTTGTAGATTTAAGTTTGGGCAGCCCAGACCTTCCGCCGGACGAAAAGGTAAGGCGGGTATTATCGGAACAAAGTGCTTTGGAAAATACATACGGCTATACACTAAATGGAACAAAACGATTTAATGAAGCTGTCGCGAATTATTACAAACGTCGTTCCGGTATTACGCTGAACCCTGAAACGGAAATCATTCAAACGATGGGGTCGCAAGAAGGACTGGTCCATCTGCCGCTGGCCTTTTGTAATGAAGGAGATATCGTGCTCACTACGAATCCTGCCTATGTGGCATATGAAGCTGGCATCAAGCTTGCTGGTGCTGTTCCATACGAAATGCCATTGCGTGCAGAAAACGGATTTTTGCCTAATTTGGATGAGATTCCAGATTTTATCGCACAAAAAGCAAAATTACTTATTTTAAATTTACCCGGAAATCCTGTTCCAGCTTTGCCTGATGCGACATTTTTTGATAAAGTTGTTGCGTTTGCGAAGAAACATAACATCATAGTTCTTCATGACGCAGCCTATTCGGAGTATTATTTTACAGGCGATTCTCCAATCAGTTTCCTATCAACGCCCGGTGCAATGGAAGTCGGGATGGAAATCAATTCTTTATCGAAGAGCTTCAGTCTTGCGGGTGCCCGCATCGCCTATATTGTCGGCAATGCCGAGATGATTCGCATTATCAAACAGCTTAAATCGAATTTAGATTTTGGAACGTTTGGTCCAATACAAGAAGCTGCAGCTACTGCGCTGGACAATGCAGAAGAGATTACACAACGTCTGCGAAATGAATTTTCAGCGCGTCACAAAGTGTTAATGAACGGTTTAACTGAAATAGGTTGGTCTGTAACACCTTCAAATGGAGGCATGTTTGTGTGGGCGAAATATCCTTTTGACATGGACGACAAGGAATTCGTCTTCAAAGTCATCGAACAATGTGGAGTCGTCATGGTTCCCGGAAGTATATTCGGCACTGAAGGCGTCGGGTTCGTCCGATTAGCACTCGTTCAGAAAGTGGATGCACTGCAAAAAGCGGTTGACCAATTAAGTAAGTTAGAAATTTATGCAATGGAGTAA
- a CDS encoding AIM24 family protein yields the protein MSKYTINEFIRQTQQDERESEYFELETPRILEVNLRDLVWAKTGSMISYTGQIKFERERVLEHGVGMMFKKALSGEGASLMKATGNGRLYLADKGKKITIFDLDNESITVNGNDLLAFEPGIEWDIKLMRKVAGMMSGGLFNVTLTGKGKVAITTHFEPLTLLVRPGESVITDPNATVAWSGHLTPEFRTDISFRTLLGRGSGESIQMEFSGEGFVIIQPYEEVYMTGNSSS from the coding sequence TTGAGTAAGTATACAATTAACGAGTTCATTAGACAGACACAACAGGATGAACGTGAGAGCGAATACTTTGAACTGGAAACACCGCGCATTTTGGAAGTGAATTTAAGAGACCTCGTTTGGGCAAAGACGGGCTCTATGATCTCTTATACAGGGCAGATTAAATTCGAACGGGAAAGAGTGCTCGAGCACGGAGTAGGCATGATGTTTAAAAAAGCGCTCTCGGGTGAAGGTGCCTCATTGATGAAAGCAACAGGGAATGGGAGGTTGTACTTAGCTGATAAAGGGAAAAAAATCACCATTTTCGACTTGGATAATGAATCGATTACAGTGAATGGTAATGATTTACTTGCGTTCGAACCAGGGATTGAATGGGATATTAAACTCATGAGAAAAGTGGCTGGCATGATGTCCGGCGGATTATTCAACGTGACGTTGACAGGAAAAGGAAAGGTTGCGATCACGACTCATTTTGAGCCGTTAACGCTACTCGTGAGACCTGGTGAATCCGTCATTACAGATCCAAATGCGACAGTCGCCTGGTCTGGCCATTTAACACCAGAATTCCGAACAGACATAAGCTTTAGAACTCTCCTTGGTCGAGGGAGTGGAGAATCGATTCAAATGGAGTTCTCTGGAGAAGGATTTGTTATTATTCAACCGTATGAGGAAGTATATATGACAGGGAATAGTTCTTCATAA
- a CDS encoding DHA2 family efflux MFS transporter permease subunit, whose translation MDIKKMQEKPPYAMIAILFIGAFVALLNNTLLNVALPTIMTEFDVSPSVVQWLTTGYMLINGILIPASAFFIQKFSNRKIFLTAMILFTLGTLLAMLAPAFGVLVAARMIQACGSAMMMPLLMNVMLTAFPIERRGTAMGIFGLVMITAPAIGPTLSGWVIEHYTWRTLFGIVLPFSILTLIYAFFKLRNITPNRDMKLDVFSLILSSVGFGGLLYGFSSAGDKGWDSILVYGTIIVGTIALVSFIVRQLRMDDPMLDFKIYKHPMFALSSAISIVLSIAMFSGMILTPLYVQTIRGISPFHSGILMLPGAIVMGLMSPVTGRLFDKYGPKVLAIIGLTITVISTYYLSELGMESGYYYIMMVYTIRMLGISMVMMPIMTNGLNQLPMISNPHGTAMNNTLQQVSGAIGSAILLTIMTKRMESTGAELFAEAQASGNAPTTAEGLAKLKEQLEAQAMLDGISFSFFISTIVAILALTLALFVKRVQIPTNEKSFNESQESK comes from the coding sequence ATGGATATTAAAAAAATGCAAGAGAAACCACCTTATGCCATGATAGCAATCTTATTTATAGGAGCTTTCGTGGCTTTATTGAATAACACATTGTTGAACGTTGCGTTGCCGACAATTATGACGGAGTTCGATGTGAGCCCATCTGTCGTTCAATGGCTGACAACTGGATATATGCTAATTAACGGTATTTTAATACCGGCCAGTGCGTTCTTCATCCAGAAATTCTCAAATCGAAAAATATTCTTAACAGCTATGATACTGTTTACTCTGGGGACACTGCTTGCAATGCTTGCACCAGCATTTGGTGTACTTGTTGCTGCACGGATGATTCAAGCATGTGGTTCTGCAATGATGATGCCGCTCCTAATGAACGTTATGCTTACAGCATTTCCAATTGAGCGCCGAGGAACTGCAATGGGGATTTTTGGCCTTGTAATGATTACAGCGCCAGCGATCGGTCCAACGTTGTCAGGATGGGTAATTGAACATTACACATGGCGTACGCTTTTCGGTATTGTTTTACCGTTCTCAATTCTGACACTTATTTATGCGTTCTTTAAATTGCGTAACATTACACCGAACCGTGACATGAAATTAGATGTGTTTTCACTTATTCTATCGAGTGTTGGTTTCGGCGGACTCCTTTACGGATTCAGTTCGGCTGGTGATAAGGGCTGGGATTCGATACTTGTCTATGGAACGATCATTGTCGGCACGATTGCACTTGTATCGTTCATCGTGCGTCAACTTCGTATGGATGACCCGATGTTGGATTTCAAAATTTACAAACATCCAATGTTCGCCTTATCGTCAGCCATCTCAATCGTACTATCGATTGCAATGTTTTCCGGCATGATTCTTACGCCGCTCTATGTCCAGACGATACGTGGAATTTCACCGTTCCATTCAGGAATACTTATGCTTCCGGGTGCGATTGTAATGGGACTTATGTCGCCAGTAACAGGTCGATTATTCGATAAGTATGGTCCAAAGGTTTTGGCGATAATCGGTCTTACCATTACAGTGATTTCAACATACTATTTGAGTGAACTTGGTATGGAATCCGGTTATTATTACATTATGATGGTTTATACGATTCGGATGCTCGGAATTTCTATGGTAATGATGCCGATTATGACAAACGGTTTAAATCAATTACCGATGATTTCTAATCCTCACGGAACAGCTATGAATAACACGTTGCAACAAGTGTCCGGCGCAATCGGGTCCGCGATTTTGTTAACGATTATGACGAAGCGGATGGAGTCGACGGGTGCAGAGCTATTTGCAGAAGCCCAAGCCTCTGGTAATGCTCCAACAACTGCTGAGGGTCTTGCGAAATTAAAAGAGCAACTTGAAGCCCAAGCGATGCTAGACGGAATCAGCTTCTCATTTTTCATATCGACGATCGTCGCAATTCTTGCCTTGACTTTAGCGCTCTTCGTGAAACGTGTTCAGATACCAACTAATGAGAAATCATTTAACGAGTCCCAGGAAAGTAAATAA
- a CDS encoding saccharopine dehydrogenase family protein: MKVVILGAGLMGKEAARDLVKSKDVDKVYMADLNVRQAEDFAEELMSEKLDILLLDAKNEEQLSNVMALGDVVINALFYTFNEKVARIAVEIGVHSIDLGGHIGGATDAVLNLADKAIAKGVTIIPDLGVAPGMINILTGYGAGKLDRVNSIKLYVGGIPVKPEPPLNYNVVFSLEGVFDHYTDPSHVIRDGQLLEVPSLSEIEMIHFEKYGELEAFHTSGGTSTLTKSFSNVETLEYKTIRYKGHAEKFQLLVDLGLLSRDNEVTVGGNKVKVRDVMREHLSPRLRLGKNSDAVLLRVIVSGEKNEMPVTYAYDLVTEKDVSINETAMARATANTISIVAQMIGSGIITKRGVHPPENIIPGELYIEEMKKRGVVIKESIESNETYD, encoded by the coding sequence ATGAAGGTTGTCATACTCGGAGCAGGTTTAATGGGGAAAGAGGCGGCACGCGATCTAGTGAAAAGTAAAGATGTAGATAAAGTATATATGGCCGATTTGAACGTGAGACAGGCAGAAGACTTTGCTGAAGAACTGATGTCCGAAAAACTCGATATCCTATTGTTGGATGCAAAGAACGAAGAGCAATTAAGCAACGTGATGGCACTGGGGGATGTCGTCATCAATGCCCTGTTCTATACGTTCAATGAAAAGGTTGCGCGTATTGCAGTAGAAATCGGCGTCCATTCTATCGATCTTGGAGGACATATAGGTGGTGCAACAGATGCAGTGCTTAACCTTGCAGACAAGGCGATTGCTAAAGGTGTCACAATCATTCCGGATCTAGGGGTAGCTCCTGGAATGATTAACATTCTTACTGGTTATGGAGCAGGCAAACTTGATAGAGTAAATTCAATCAAATTGTATGTCGGGGGAATTCCTGTAAAACCGGAGCCGCCGCTTAATTATAATGTCGTCTTTTCATTGGAAGGCGTGTTCGATCATTACACTGATCCTTCCCACGTTATTCGGGATGGGCAACTGTTGGAAGTCCCTTCATTGTCTGAAATCGAAATGATTCATTTTGAAAAATACGGTGAGCTTGAAGCGTTCCATACATCAGGCGGTACGTCGACACTGACAAAATCGTTCTCGAACGTGGAAACACTTGAATACAAAACGATCCGCTATAAAGGACATGCGGAGAAATTCCAACTGCTCGTCGATTTAGGGTTACTGTCACGGGATAATGAAGTGACTGTTGGGGGTAATAAAGTGAAAGTACGTGATGTCATGAGAGAGCACTTGTCGCCGCGACTTCGACTTGGTAAGAATTCGGATGCGGTGTTGCTGCGCGTTATCGTAAGCGGTGAAAAAAACGAAATGCCTGTGACATATGCATATGATCTAGTTACGGAGAAAGACGTGTCGATAAATGAGACTGCGATGGCTCGAGCGACGGCTAATACAATTTCTATCGTGGCGCAAATGATTGGCAGTGGCATAATTACGAAACGCGGAGTCCATCCACCCGAAAATATCATACCTGGTGAGTTGTATATAGAAGAGATGAAAAAACGCGGTGTCGTTATTAAAGAAAGTATCGAGTCGAATGAGACGTATGACTGA
- a CDS encoding TIGR00266 family protein, with the protein MNNHEIDYKIHGDDMQFVEVELDPKETVVAEAGALMMMEDGIAMETIFGDGSGSSGGGIMGKLMGAGKRMLTGESLFMTTFTNTVAGKKHVSFASPYPGKIIPMDLSEYNGKIICQKDAFLAAAKGVSVGIEFQRKLGTGFFGGEGFIMQKLEGDGMAFIHAGGTIIEKRLRPGEILRVDTGCLVAMTHNVNYNIEMVKGVKTALFGGEGLFFATLKGPGTVWIQSLPFSRLASRVFAAAPQTPGGGSRDEGSIAGGLFNMLGGK; encoded by the coding sequence ATGAATAATCATGAAATTGATTACAAAATACATGGCGATGATATGCAGTTTGTAGAAGTCGAGCTTGACCCCAAAGAGACGGTAGTGGCAGAAGCAGGGGCTTTGATGATGATGGAAGACGGCATCGCGATGGAAACAATCTTCGGTGACGGATCTGGCTCTTCAGGTGGGGGCATTATGGGCAAACTGATGGGGGCAGGAAAACGAATGTTGACTGGAGAAAGTTTATTCATGACAACGTTCACGAATACTGTTGCTGGTAAAAAGCACGTCTCTTTTGCCTCCCCTTACCCAGGTAAAATCATTCCAATGGATTTAAGTGAGTATAACGGCAAAATCATCTGCCAAAAAGATGCATTCCTTGCTGCAGCAAAAGGTGTATCCGTCGGAATCGAATTCCAGCGTAAACTCGGTACCGGCTTTTTCGGTGGTGAAGGGTTCATCATGCAAAAACTCGAAGGTGATGGTATGGCGTTCATCCACGCTGGAGGTACGATTATCGAAAAAAGGCTGCGACCGGGCGAAATATTGCGCGTGGACACAGGATGTCTCGTAGCAATGACGCATAATGTTAATTACAATATCGAAATGGTTAAAGGCGTGAAAACAGCATTATTTGGCGGCGAAGGCCTCTTTTTCGCGACATTGAAGGGACCAGGAACTGTTTGGATTCAATCCCTTCCATTCTCAAGACTAGCAAGCCGTGTTTTTGCAGCTGCACCGCAAACACCTGGTGGCGGATCCCGTGATGAAGGAAGTATTGCAGGCGGATTGTTTAATATGCTAGGCGGAAAATAA
- a CDS encoding SEC-C metal-binding domain-containing protein — translation MVGRNDPCPCGSGKKYKKCCAEKDESPLDVLIDEELERIVFGAYEQATDPSDIAEFESHRRHWKSKLGKLMGPDDIEEAVSEYFLFVARRDLWKRHLLRILNSPIRETVRSVLELWKDPIVLFAKVKEEKEGYVVVQEILGEGTFNLEKKPDMLLEEHSFIFGIVLPDNRNLENDIYVISSLMFINDWNGSFEKQIVELAEASGFDKSVAFYNEHMADVYEILLARDSRTVDELIEHDFTPVQQEVVGILNDVLELRSTSQEVRELLRNIIVTYFLKERPNFRKPGVIAAAVFFVAIDLGIMEDEELTNAEIAKLFVVSTSSMMKHADNIREFVIEMYERSRQQINE, via the coding sequence ATGGTTGGAAGAAACGATCCGTGTCCATGTGGGAGCGGGAAAAAGTATAAAAAGTGTTGTGCGGAGAAAGATGAATCACCACTAGATGTACTTATTGACGAGGAGCTTGAGCGCATCGTCTTTGGTGCATATGAACAAGCTACGGACCCGTCAGATATAGCAGAGTTTGAAAGCCATAGAAGACACTGGAAAAGTAAACTCGGTAAACTGATGGGACCAGATGACATTGAAGAGGCTGTTAGTGAATATTTCTTATTCGTTGCGCGGCGCGATCTATGGAAGCGTCATCTCCTCAGAATATTGAATAGCCCGATAAGAGAAACGGTTCGATCTGTTTTAGAGTTATGGAAAGACCCAATAGTTTTGTTTGCTAAGGTGAAAGAGGAGAAGGAAGGATATGTTGTTGTCCAAGAAATACTTGGCGAGGGCACGTTCAATTTGGAAAAGAAACCAGATATGTTGCTTGAAGAGCATTCATTCATATTCGGAATTGTTTTGCCAGATAATCGGAACCTTGAAAATGATATCTACGTAATTTCTTCACTTATGTTCATTAATGACTGGAATGGTTCGTTCGAAAAACAGATAGTCGAACTTGCGGAGGCTAGTGGATTCGATAAAAGCGTTGCGTTCTATAATGAGCATATGGCAGATGTATACGAAATTCTGCTTGCCAGAGATTCCCGTACAGTGGATGAACTCATAGAGCATGACTTTACCCCAGTTCAACAAGAGGTAGTCGGAATTCTTAATGATGTACTTGAGCTAAGAAGTACTTCTCAAGAAGTGCGCGAGTTACTGAGAAATATTATCGTAACGTACTTTTTGAAAGAGCGACCTAATTTCCGTAAACCGGGCGTCATTGCTGCCGCCGTATTTTTTGTAGCAATTGATTTGGGAATTATGGAAGATGAAGAGTTGACGAATGCCGAGATTGCGAAGTTGTTCGTTGTATCGACGAGTTCAATGATGAAACATGCAGATAACATCCGCGAATTTGTCATTGAAATGTACGAGCGTAGTCGTCAACAAATAAATGAATAA
- a CDS encoding acyl-CoA dehydrogenase family protein: MDFGFTEEQLMLRKTARQFVDTEIMPHIQKWDAEGGFDQAIWKKLADLGFMGVCIPEQYGGSGMDYNSLAILCEELERGDTAFRTAVSVHIGLNSMSLMQWGNEEQKRKYLVPQAKGEKIGAFGLTEPGAGSDVAAMATTAVRDGDDYVLNGQKTWISLCDVADHFLVFAYTNKSKKHHGISAFIVERTTPGFSSKAIKGKYGIRAGNTGELFFEDMRIPAANLLGEEGDGFKIAMASLDNGRFTVAAGAVGLIMGCLEESVKYCHERETFGKEIGRHQLVQQMIANMEAGYQMSRLLVYRAGDMKNNGLRNTRETSLAKWQACDFANKAADDAFQIHGAYGYSDEYPVARFLRNSKAPVIYEGTREIHTIMQAEYVLGYREDKKLSNRLPEWPFE; this comes from the coding sequence GTGGATTTCGGATTTACGGAAGAACAGCTAATGTTAAGAAAAACGGCCCGTCAGTTCGTCGATACGGAAATTATGCCGCATATACAAAAATGGGATGCAGAAGGCGGATTCGATCAGGCAATTTGGAAGAAACTTGCGGATTTGGGCTTCATGGGTGTTTGCATACCTGAACAATATGGTGGTAGCGGCATGGACTATAATTCTCTTGCGATCTTGTGTGAAGAACTAGAGCGTGGGGATACTGCGTTCCGGACAGCAGTATCGGTCCATATTGGATTGAATTCCATGAGCCTTATGCAGTGGGGAAACGAAGAGCAGAAAAGGAAATACCTCGTTCCCCAAGCGAAAGGAGAGAAAATTGGTGCATTCGGTTTAACAGAGCCGGGGGCAGGATCTGATGTCGCGGCAATGGCGACGACCGCTGTTCGTGACGGGGATGACTATGTGCTGAACGGTCAAAAAACGTGGATTTCCCTTTGTGATGTTGCGGATCATTTCCTAGTTTTCGCTTACACAAATAAATCGAAGAAGCACCATGGGATTAGCGCGTTCATCGTGGAACGGACGACACCGGGGTTTTCGTCGAAGGCGATTAAAGGTAAATACGGTATCCGTGCAGGTAATACGGGCGAACTATTTTTCGAAGATATGCGTATACCGGCTGCGAACTTATTAGGTGAAGAAGGTGACGGATTCAAAATCGCCATGGCGTCACTAGATAATGGTCGCTTCACTGTTGCTGCAGGAGCGGTTGGCTTAATCATGGGTTGTCTCGAAGAAAGTGTGAAGTACTGTCATGAACGGGAAACGTTTGGTAAGGAAATCGGCAGACATCAACTCGTTCAGCAGATGATTGCCAATATGGAAGCAGGTTATCAAATGAGCCGACTTCTTGTCTACCGTGCTGGTGACATGAAAAATAACGGATTGCGTAATACGCGTGAGACATCGCTTGCGAAATGGCAGGCATGCGATTTTGCCAATAAAGCAGCAGACGACGCATTTCAGATTCACGGCGCTTATGGTTATTCAGATGAATATCCAGTCGCAAGATTCCTGCGTAACTCTAAGGCACCTGTCATTTATGAAGGGACTCGTGAAATTCATACGATTATGCAGGCGGAATATGTACTTGGGTATCGGGAAGATAAGAAGTTGAGTAATAGGTTGCCTGAGTGGCCGTTTGAGTGA
- a CDS encoding DUF2089 domain-containing protein, with the protein MAYQVISQCPVCSETLKITKLHCSHCHTTIENEFELSKLASLSNEQLHFVEVFLMCRGNIKEVEKELGISYPTVRGKLSEVVSSLGYETKKKNEVDEKKVVAMLESGEITPEEAIRLLKDE; encoded by the coding sequence ATGGCCTATCAAGTTATTAGTCAATGTCCTGTCTGTAGCGAAACACTAAAAATCACGAAGTTGCACTGCTCTCACTGTCACACAACTATTGAAAATGAATTCGAATTATCTAAACTAGCATCGTTATCGAATGAGCAGCTTCACTTTGTTGAAGTATTTCTAATGTGTAGGGGAAATATTAAGGAAGTTGAAAAAGAACTGGGAATTTCCTATCCTACTGTTCGTGGCAAGTTGAGTGAAGTTGTTAGTTCCCTTGGATATGAAACAAAAAAGAAAAATGAAGTAGATGAGAAAAAGGTCGTTGCTATGTTGGAAAGCGGAGAAATAACGCCCGAAGAAGCCATTAGGTTATTAAAAGATGAATAG
- a CDS encoding TetR/AcrR family transcriptional regulator, whose product MNDRKRQVLLTAQRLFIDKGFSTTSVQDILDESCISKGTFYNYFSSKNECLKAILEQAHDEANVRRRELLIGQDLSDKQILVDQILVRMHVNREQNLLPLFEAVFHSGDSDLRAFIKNMLIAEFSWLTRRLVDVYGKAAEPYAADCAVMLLGMMQQILHVWSAFSKEEMDSLKLVTFLIRRIDSIILGMISTKDAFFTEDVFFKLNSEFGEQTETKEQLFKQLTGFSELLEDDTFRAAKQYVQFLLEELRSECPRVFVLESIVRSFREAFKGLPHETEAHELAYKVWRFVDTLE is encoded by the coding sequence GTGAATGATCGTAAACGTCAGGTTTTATTGACAGCACAACGACTTTTTATAGATAAAGGTTTTTCCACTACATCTGTTCAAGACATATTAGACGAGTCCTGTATTTCGAAAGGAACATTCTATAATTACTTCTCATCCAAGAATGAATGTCTCAAAGCGATACTCGAACAAGCACACGATGAGGCAAATGTGAGAAGGCGTGAATTGCTTATTGGTCAAGACTTGTCCGATAAGCAAATTCTGGTTGATCAGATTTTAGTTCGCATGCATGTGAATCGTGAACAGAATTTGCTACCCCTTTTCGAGGCTGTCTTCCATTCAGGGGATAGCGACTTGCGAGCCTTTATCAAGAATATGCTTATAGCTGAGTTTTCCTGGTTAACAAGAAGGCTGGTGGATGTCTACGGCAAAGCTGCAGAGCCCTACGCTGCTGATTGCGCAGTTATGCTACTCGGAATGATGCAGCAAATACTTCATGTATGGTCTGCTTTTTCAAAAGAGGAAATGGACTCCTTAAAACTCGTCACTTTCTTAATACGAAGAATCGATTCCATCATCCTGGGTATGATTAGCACAAAAGATGCTTTTTTCACTGAAGATGTATTTTTCAAGTTGAACAGTGAGTTTGGAGAACAAACCGAAACAAAGGAACAATTGTTCAAACAACTTACAGGGTTTTCTGAACTACTTGAGGACGACACTTTTCGCGCGGCCAAACAATATGTTCAATTCCTTTTGGAAGAACTTCGCTCTGAATGCCCGCGGGTATTCGTGCTGGAATCTATCGTCCGCTCGTTCCGGGAGGCGTTCAAAGGACTCCCCCATGAAACAGAAGCTCACGAGCTAGCTTACAAAGTTTGGCGTTTTGTGGACACGCTTGAGTAG